A window of the Anoplolepis gracilipes chromosome 11, ASM4749672v1, whole genome shotgun sequence genome harbors these coding sequences:
- the Dnaseii gene encoding plancitoxin-1, translated as MLLLLYINILFFMYNVVNVTSTPLCKDENNQVVDWYVLYKLPKIYESSNPVIRNGLAYLYITNKTVNKGWQLSTKKISDKNSIPGNTLAPLYNDSVASKTFWTLYNDEPPNRLFNGKYGHTKGVVMANMQQGFWLVHSVPKYPPSPNSGNDTRRGRNVHEDPTLGNLSEYGYPSSGEHYGQSFLCISIDNDQFDLIGQQLMYNQIIVYRRNILATFAASFPNLTDAANQKRIEQAPFNSKVELRSSGGNTFLSFAKSDKWDKGLYDDFVAPTLLSDLFAETWLHGRSRLPSDCAQTKVYNVKSISMQAFDIDFKNTRDHSKWAVTVAGKANQTWTCIGDINRAHTQYRRGGGTVCFNHPKIWKNYRNIVNDVEPCPKRYESVLV; from the exons atgcttttattactttacataaacattttgttttttatgtacaatgtTGTAAATGTAACATCGACTCCTTTATGCAAAGATGAAAACAATCAGGTCGTTGATTG gTATGTACTTTACAAGCTACCAAAGATTTATGAAAGCAGCAATCCTGTGATTAGAAATGGATTAGcgtatctatatataactaataaaacTGTTAATAAAGGTTGGCAATTATCAACGAAAAAAATCAGCGACAAGAATTCCATACCGGGAAACACATTGGCTCCTTTATACAATGat TCAGTGGCATCGAAAACTTTCTGGACCTTGTATAATGATGAACCGCCTAATAGACtttttaatggaaaatatGGCCATACGAAGGGCGTCGTAATGGCAAACATGCAACAAGGTTTCTGGCTAGTACACAGTGTTCCGAAGTATCCACCTTCACCCAACAGCGGCAATGACACAAGACGA gGACGAAACGTGCACGAGGATCCGACTCTGGGAAATCTGTCCGAGTACGGTTATCCATCATCCGGAGAGCATTACGGACAGAGTTTCCTGTGCATCTCTATAGACAACGATCAATTCGACTTGATCGGTCAACAACTGATGTACAATCAGATAATAGTATATAGGAGAAACATCCTTGCCACATTTGCAGCGTCATTTCCGAATCTCACGGACGCGGCCAACCAAAAGCGTATTGAACAAGCACCTTTCAACAGCAAAGTGGAATTAAGATCATCTGGTGGCAATACATTTTTGTCATTTGCCAAGAGCGACAAATGGGATAAAG GTTTGTACGATGACTTTGTCGCACCCACCTTGCTATCTGATTTATTCGCGGAAACGTGGTTGCATGGACGAAGTAGATTACCATCGGATTGCGCGCAAACAAA aGTATACAATGTCAAGTCTATTTCTATGCAAGCCTTTGATATCGATTTTAAGAACACCCGCGATCACTCAAAGTGGGCGGTGACAGTTGCAGGTAAAGCTAATCAAACTTGGACTTGCATCGGTGATATCAACCGAGCG caCACTCAGTACAGGCGAGGCGGTGGAACTGTCTGTTTCAATCACCCGAAAATCTGGAAAAATTACCGGAATATCGTGAATGATGTAGAACCATGTCCTAAGCGCTATGAGTCAGTTTTAGTTTAa